From Plasmodium brasilianum strain Bolivian I chromosome 2, whole genome shotgun sequence, one genomic window encodes:
- a CDS encoding adenylate kinase-like protein 1 has protein sequence MRRLPNIIVTGVPGVGKTTLCEELVEVINKVIKQKNKKWKKEGMEGTKEIGDAEGMERRDCIDLVDGVASEEEGKMVHVNLSHIIKEERLYEEYDDKLDASIYNEELVNDRLKKLDMEKKGGYIIDFHGVNFVRDKHLIDHIFLLTISTNNLYERLEKRNYRKEKITNNIECEIFQVIKEDILEHFEDETVFTELENNDLDQYEKNINTIKTWVLSNIRYW, from the coding sequence ATGCGTAGGCTTCCGAACATTATTGTTACGGGTGTGCCTGGGGTTGGCAAGACGACCTTGTGTGAGGAGCTAGTTGAggtaataaataaagtaataaaacagaaaaataagaaatggAAGAAAGAAGGAATGGAAGGCACTAAAGAAATAGGAGACGCAGAAGGAATGGAGAGAAGGGATTGCATTGATTTGGTTGATGGAGTGGCTAGCGAGGAAGAAGGCAAAATGGTGCACGTCAATTTATCGCATATAATCAAAGAAGAAAGGCTGTACGAAGAGTACGATGATAAACTAGATGCAAGTATCTACAATGAAGAGTTAGTAAATGatagattaaaaaaattagatatggaaaaaaaaggaggttATATTATAGATTTTCATGGTGTTAATTTTGTAAGGGACAAACATTTAATTGATCATATATTTCTGTTAACAATATCtactaataatttatatgaacgtttagaaaaaagaaattatagaaaagaaaaaattacgaATAATATTGAGTGTGAAATATTTCAAGTTATAAAAGAAGATATACTTGAACATTTTGAAGACGAAACAGTATTCACTGAACTGGAAAACAATGATTTGGATCAGTATGAGAAAAACATTAACACGATAAAGACTTGGGTACTCTCAAACATAAGATACTGGTAA
- a CDS encoding chromatin assembly factor 1 subunit C → MSAPKESKKRKSNALDEACLELSEEIENGDVHKEEEKEQEDVETQFSNWKTNSGLLYDFVCRKELEWPSLSIDFGDFHNENIEDNVLNQLVCVGTHTSNKEPNYLYVCDVLFPLEQLAQEKCIYKINENYEGFDFCCEKKKFTIKSKIAHTGEVNRIKFLPLERKNIVVTKAIDGNLHLFDINKHKIETNDDKMNPEVSFVGNNSDGFGLDFNAYKKFALTCSNDGMITVYDYNNLSSKTVNPFYKVQYKSPINDVSSLNDPNLILACADNGYILVYDIRVKTTEPAQQVLGQQVPVNCIALNRFTGHFASGSENGKIKIWDIKRFNEPQHIINAHKEAVIRLNFSPNDSSLLASASNNRFINIYDLNKIGEELDAIDLSDGPSELIFSHGGHTQPITDFNWNHHKKLKMFIGSTGEDNTLQFWQLKTELLDEVNTIPTSNTDVE, encoded by the coding sequence ATGAGCGCCCCGAAAGAAAGCAAGAAACGCAAGTCGAACGCACTGGACGAAGCATGCCTGGAGTTGAGCGAAGAAATAGAGAACGGGGATGTGCACAAAGAGGAGGAGAAAGAACAAGAAGATGTAGAAACGCAGTTTAGTAACTGGAAAACAAATAGTGGTTTGTTATACGATTTTGTATGTAGAAAGGAGTTGGAGTGGCCATCATTATCTATCGATTTTGGTGATTTCCATAATGAGAATATTGAAGATAATGTATTAAATCAGTTAGTTTGTGTTGGTACTCATACATCAAATAAAGAACCaaattatttgtatgtatgtgatGTACTATTTCCATTAGAACAATTAGCACAAGAAaagtgcatatataaaattaacgAAAATTATGAAGGTTTTGATTTTTGCtgtgagaaaaaaaaatttactataAAATCGAAAATTGCACATACAGGGGAAGTGAATAGAATAAAGTTTTTACCattagaaagaaaaaatattgttgtGACAAAAGCAATTGATGGAAATCTTCACTTatttgatataaataaacataaaatcGAAACAAATGATGATAAGATGAATCCTGAAGTATCTTTTGTTGGTAATAACTCGGATGGTTTTGGACTAGATTTTAAtgcttataaaaaatttgcattAACTTGTAGTAATGATGGAATGATAACAGtatatgattataataatttatcttCTAAAACTGTTAATCCATTTTATAAAGTACAATACAAGTCCCCTATAAATGATGTTTCTTCTCTTAATGATCctaatttaattttagcTTGTGCAGATAATGGATATATTTTAGTATACGATATTAGAGTAAAAACAACAGAACCTGCTCAACAAGTGTTAGGTCAACAAGTACCTGTTAACTGTATTGCTTTGAATAGATTTACAGGTCATTTTGCTTCAGGTAgtgaaaatggaaaaattaaaatatgggATATTAAAAGATTTAATGAACCACAGCATATTATAAATGCACACAAAGAAGCTGTTATTAGATTAAATTTTTCACCTAATGATTCCTCTCTTCTTGCTTCGGCTAGTAATAATCgttttattaacatatacGACTTAAACAAAATTGGGGAAGAACTTGATGCTATTGATTTATCCGATGGACCTTCTGAACTCATCTTCTCTCATGGTGGACATACACAACCGATTACAGATTTTAATTGGAATCATCACAAGAAATTAAAGATGTTCATAGGATCCACTGGGGAGGATAACACTCTCCAGTTTTGGCAGCTCAAGACCGAATTACTGGACGAGGTCAACACGATACCCACGTCGAACACGGATGTGGAGTAG